The following proteins are encoded in a genomic region of Lutra lutra chromosome 16, mLutLut1.2, whole genome shotgun sequence:
- the NOTUM gene encoding palmitoleoyl-protein carboxylesterase NOTUM, translating to MGRGVRVLLLLGLLHWAGGGEGRKTWRRRGQQPPPPPPPPRVEAAPAAGQAVESFPLDFTAVEGNMDSFMAQVKSLAQSLYPCSAQQLNEDLRLHLLLNTSVTCNDGSPAGYYLKESKGSRRWLLFLEGGWYCFNRENCDSRYDTMRRLMSSRDWPRTRTGTGILSSQPEENPHWWNANMVFIPYCSSDVWSGASSKSEKNEYAFMGALIIQEVVRELLGKGLSGAKVLLLAGSSAGGTGVLLNVDRVAEQLEELGYPAIQVRGLADSGWFLDNKQYRGTDCVDTVTCAPTEAIRRGIRYWNGVVPERCRHQFKDGEEWNCFFGYKVYPTLRCPVFVVQWLFDEAQLTVDNVHLTGQPVQEGQWLYIQNLGRELRNTLKDVPASFAPACLSHEIIIRSHWTDVQVKGTSLPRALHCWDRSLHDSHKASKAPLKGCPVHLVDSCPWPHCNPSCPTIRDQFTGQEMNVAQFLMHMGFDVQAVAQQQGLEPSKLLGMLSTGT from the exons ATGGGCCGAGGGGTGCGCGTGCTACTGCTGCTGGGCCTGCTGCACTGGGCCGGCGGCGGCGAGGGCAGGAAGACCTGGCGGCGCCGCGGTCAAcagccgcccccgccgccgcccccgcctcgTGTCGAGGCCGCCCCCGCGGCCGGGCAGGCGGTGGAGAGCTTCCCGCTGGACTTCACGGCCGTGGAGGGCAACATGGACAGCTTCATGGCGCAGGTCAAAAGCCTGGCTCAGTCCCTGTACCCCTGCTCGGCTCAGCAGCTCAACGAGGACCTGCGCCTGCACCTCTTGCTCAACACGTCGGTGACCTGCAACGACGGCAGCCCGGCCGG CTACTACCTGAAGGAATCCAAGGGCAGTCGGCGGTGGCTCCTTTTTCTGGAAG GTGGTTGGTACTGCTTCAACAGGGAGAACTGCGACTCCCGCTACGACACCATGCGGCGCCTCATGAGCTCCAGAGACTGGCCGCGCACCCGCACAG GCACCGGGATCCTGTCCTCCCAGCCTGAGGAAAACCCCCACTGGTGGAATGCCAACATGGT CTTCATCCCTTACTGCTCCAGCGATGTCTGGAGCGGGGCTTCATCCAAGTCTGAAAAGA ACGAGTATGCCTTCATGGGTGCCCTCATCATCCAGGAGGTGGTCCGAGAGCTCCTGGGCAAAGGGCTGAGTGGGGCCAAGGTGCTGCTGCTGGCAGGGAGCAG CGCGGGGGGCACAGGGGTGCTGCTGAACGTGGACCGGGTGGCCGAGCAGCTGGAGGAGCTGGGCTACCCAGCCATCCAGGTGCGGGGCCTGGCGGACTCGGGCTGGTTCCTGGACAACAAGCAGTACCGCGGCACAGACTGCGTCGACACGGTCACTTGCGCGCCCACGGAGGCCATCCGCCGCGGCATCAG GTACTGGAACGGGGTGGTCCCAGAGCGCTGTCGGCACCAGTTCAAGGACGGCGAAGAGTGGAACTGCTTCTTCGGCTACAAAGTCTACCCGACACTGCGCT GCCCGGTGTTTGTGGTGCAGTGGCTGTTTGATGAGGCCCAGCTCACCGTTGACAACGTCCATCTCACGGGGCAACCTGTGCAGGAGGGCCAGTGGCTCTACATCCAGAACCTGGGCCGCGAGCTGCGGAACACGCTCAAGGACGTGCC GGCCAGCTtcgcccctgcctgcctgtcccaTGAGATCATCATCCGAAG CCACTGGACGGACGTGCAGGTGAAGGGGACCTCGCTGCCCCGGGCACTGCACTGTTGGGACAGAAGCTTGCACGACAGCCACAAGGCCAGCAAAGCACCCCTGAAGGGCTGCCCGGTCCACCTGGTGGACAGCTGCCCTTGGCCCCACTGCAACCCCTCCTGCCCCACTATCCGGGACCAGTTCACGGGGCAGGAGATGAACGTGGCGCAGTTCCTCATGCACATGGGGTTTGACGTGCAGGCCGTGGCGCAGCAGCAGGGTCTGGAGCCCAGTAAACTGCTAGGCATGCTGAGCACGGGGACCTAG